One Brachyspira pilosicoli P43/6/78 genomic window carries:
- a CDS encoding flavodoxin produces the protein MKILIAYYSHSANTKKLADTIAKIIKEESQNVQIDFFNTEPEKAYSPNYSTVLNEAKRDINSGYKPKLKNTIKSIDDYDIIFAGSPNWWNTMAPPLNTFLNSFDFSNKIIMPFCTHGGGGCGSIKRDIEKESKSKQVGKILSVYGSSASSSESEIRKWIKDIFVKIKYT, from the coding sequence ATGAAAATATTGATAGCTTATTATTCGCATTCAGCAAACACTAAAAAACTTGCTGATACAATAGCAAAAATTATAAAAGAAGAATCACAAAATGTACAAATAGACTTTTTTAATACAGAGCCTGAAAAAGCATATTCGCCAAACTACAGCACCGTATTAAACGAAGCTAAAAGAGATATAAACAGCGGTTACAAACCAAAATTAAAAAACACCATAAAGAGCATAGATGATTATGATATTATATTTGCAGGAAGTCCTAATTGGTGGAACACAATGGCTCCTCCGTTAAATACGTTTTTGAACAGTTTTGACTTTTCTAATAAAATAATAATGCCTTTCTGTACGCATGGAGGCGGAGGGTGTGGAAGCATTAAAAGAGATATAGAAAAAGAATCAAAGTCTAAACAAGTAGGTAAAATATTAAGCGTATATGGAAGCTCTGCGTCAAGTTCTGAGAGTGAAATAAGAAAATGGATTAAGGATATATTTGTAAAAATAAAATATACCTAA
- a CDS encoding (R)-mandelonitrile lyase, which produces MPDYKYQKSPEKTIFIKNGEGKKFKGAKEYFTGDVEVEILTEPNEDSHFSVAYVTFEPGARTAWHTHPCGQHLIVVEGIGLTQEEGGEVLEFHKGEALYCPKDKKHWHGASPDCKMKHIAITGDKDGNNVTWLEHVTDEEYNAYKKNR; this is translated from the coding sequence ATGCCAGATTATAAATATCAAAAATCACCAGAAAAAACTATATTCATAAAAAATGGAGAAGGCAAAAAGTTTAAAGGAGCCAAAGAATATTTTACAGGCGATGTTGAAGTAGAGATTCTCACAGAGCCTAATGAAGACTCGCATTTTTCTGTAGCCTATGTAACATTTGAGCCAGGTGCAAGAACAGCATGGCATACACACCCTTGCGGTCAGCACTTAATAGTAGTTGAAGGAATAGGGCTCACACAAGAAGAGGGTGGAGAAGTTTTAGAGTTTCACAAAGGAGAGGCATTATACTGCCCTAAAGATAAAAAGCATTGGCATGGAGCTTCACCGGATTGCAAAATGAAGCATATTGCTATAACAGGCGATAAAGACGGAAATAATGTAACTTGGTTAGAGCATGTTACAGATGAAGAATATAATGCTTATAAAAAGAATAGATAA